CGGCGGCGAGCGTGGCGGCGAGGCGGGCAGCGCCGGGCAGGGCGACGATCAGCATCAGGCGTCCTCCACGACGTGGATCGTGTCGGGCTGCGATCGCGCGTACTCGGCCGCATAGGCGAGCGCGCCGGGCGAGGCGGCATGCAAGACGAACAGCGGTTGGCCGCGCTCCACGAAGTCCCCGTGCTGCACCAGCAGGTCGATGCCGGCACAGGGACTCTTGGGCGCGCCCGCGAGCTTGGCCACGCGCGCCAGCCGGCGGTTGTCGATCGAGATGACCGAGCCGCTGCGCGCCGCGGCCACCGGCAGCGTGTGCGGCGCACGGGGGGGCTCGCGCATGCCGCCCTGCGCTTCGCAAATCTGCTGGAACTTGCGCCAGGCGCGGCCGTCCGCGAGCACGGCGGAGGCCAGCGCGGCGCCTTGGCCTTCCCTGGCGGCCTGGCCGAATTCGAGCAGCTCGCCGGCCAGGTGCACCGCGCGCTGCGTGAGGTCGCCGGGCGCATTGGATTCGTGCCGCAGAACGGCCAGCACATCGCGCGCTTCCAGGGCCGGGCCGATGCCACGCCCGACCGGGGCGCTGCCGTCGGTGTGTGCGACCCGCACGCGCATGCCCAGCGCTTCGCCGACCAGCGAGAGTTGTCTGGCCAGGACTTCCGCGGCCGGCGCGCTGCGCACCTTCGCGGTGGGCCCGACTGGCATGTCGATCAGCACGTGCGTCGCGCCGGCGGCGGCCTTTTTCGACAGCACCGAGGCCACCAGCTGGCCCTGGCTGTCCAGGTCCAGCGGGCGCTCCACGCGAATCAGCACGTCGTCCGCCGGGCTCAGGCGCACGGCACCGCCCCAGACGATGCAGCCGCCGGCCGCGTCGACCACCTTGCGGATCTGAGGCACGTCCAGTTCCACCGGCGCCAGCGTCTCCATGGTGTCGGCGGTGCCGGCCGGGGAGGTGATGGCCCGCGAAGACGTCTTGGGCATGCGCAGGCCGCAGGCCGCGACGATGGGCACGATCAGCATGGTCGTGCGGTTGCCGGGCAGGCCGCCGACGCTGTGCTTGTCCATCACGAGCCCGTCGCTCCAGCGCATGCGCTCGCCCGCGTTCACCATGGCGCGCGTGAGCGCGACGGTCTCCTCCAGGTCCAGACGCTCGCCCGCGCAGGCCGTGACGAACGCGGCCAGCTGCAGGTCGGAGTAGCGCCCGGCCGCGACGTCGGCGATCACGGCGTCGAAGGCGGCCGGCGTGAGGCGGCGGCCATACACCTTGGCGCGCACATGGCCGAGCGACTCCAGCGGCGGCGGGTGGCGCAGCGTCGCGGTGTCGCCGGGCTGCGCGCGCAGTAGCCGCCAGGCCGCTTCGGACAGGTCGGCTTCGGACTCGTCCAGGAGCGGGCCATCGACGACGTTGAGCGTGGCGACGATGCGCCGCCCCTCCAGCGAGATCTCCACGCGGGACTGCGCCTCGAAGCCTTCCGACAGGCACACATGGCAGTCGCGCCGCGTGTACAGCACGGGCTCCTGGTAACTGTCGATGCCCATGCGCTTGAGGCGCAGGGTGTTGGGGGGAGGAACCGTCCCGGCTTCGATCATCGAGCCGTCAACGCACGATCAGCACCGGCGTAGGGGCCGTGCTCACCAGCTTGGACGCGACACTGCCGATCAGGAGGCCCTCGAGGCCGGTGCGGCCGTGCGTTCCGGCCACGATCAGGTCGCAGCCTTCGCGCTCGGCGGTGTCCAGGATGCCCTTGATGGTCGGGGCGTTCTCCACCAGCCGCAGTTCCACCGGCAGCGCAGGTTGCGTTTCGGCGCACAGGGCCGCCACCTTGGCGTGCGCCGCCGCCGCATGCTCGCGCCCGGCCGACAGGTAAGCGTGCAGGCCCATGGGATTGGTGTCGCCGATGCCGAGATAGGGAATGGCGTCCACCACATGGACCGCGGTGAGCCTGGCGCCTTGCGAGCGCGCCAGCTGCACGGCCATCCGGGCCGCGCGTTCGGACGCCGTGGAACCGTCGGTCGCCAGCAGAATGTGCTTGAACATGATCAGCGCCTTTCGCCGCCGTGCTCGTGGGCCGATTGGCATGCGGTGCAGAACGGCGTCGCAGGCAGGGCCAGCAGCCGTCGCAGGTCGATGGGCTCGCCGCAATCGAGGCACTGGCCGTAGCTGCCGTCGGCGATGCGCTCGAGGGCCGCGCGGATCTGCTTCAGCTCGCGTCCGGCGTGCGCCGCATGCGCGGCATCCACGGCCGCGATCGCTTCCTGGCCGGCGGCGTCCTTGTAGTCGCCGACTTCGCGCGTGGGATCCTCGCCGGCGCCGTCTGCCTCATGGTGGAGGATTTCACCAAGCTCGCGCGCGCGGGCGACGAGCAGATCCCGGAAGCGGGCCGACATGCTGGGGTCGTAGGTGTCCATGGATGGCTGTGGTTGCGGTTGTGGACGAAATTCGCGAGCCGCCCCCATCATCCCACGCTTGGGCCCTTTGCAAACCATTCGGCAGGGGGCGCCGAGGCTCAGTTGAGGCAAGTCAAGTGCGCCGCCGGCGAGCCGCGTCACCATTGGGGCACGCTCAATTTCCTGCGAGGTCAAATCGTGTTCAAGAACATTCTGCTGGCCACCGACGGTTCACCCGCATCCGAGCAGGCAGCCCTGCTGGCAGTTTCGCTGGCTCGGGAGAACGCGGCGCGGCTGACGGTGCTGTTCGTGATCGAACCCTATCCCTACCTGGGGGTGGGCGAAGCCAGCGCCGTCGGCTTCCAGGCCTACATGAGCCAGGCCTACGAGCAGGCGGCCCAGGCTCATGCGCGCGTCAGCGCGCTGTGCGCGAAGGCCGGGGGCCCCGCGGACCTGCAGCTGCGCCGTGGCGAGGACGCCCACGCCGCCGACAGCATCGTGCAGGCAGCCGTGGAAGAGCAGGCCGACCTGATCGTGGTGGGCTCGCATGGCCGCAGCGGCATCTCGCGCCTGATGCTGGGCAGTGTCGCGGCGAAGGTGGTCGCCCAATCGCCCCTGCCGGTGCTGGTCGCACGCCAGGCTCCGGCATGACGAGCCGGCGCTGCTGATCCGCTATCGATGCGCGCGCGCCGATGAGCAGGCGCCGTCGCGAGTTCCTCGCGCCGGAGCCGCACTGACGGGAATGGAAATTGCCGGAAGCTGTTGATGGTCACGACCCGCGATCTATGGCTTGAGACATCCGATGTCATTCCG
Above is a window of Ramlibacter tataouinensis DNA encoding:
- a CDS encoding thymidine phosphorylase family protein, translated to MIEAGTVPPPNTLRLKRMGIDSYQEPVLYTRRDCHVCLSEGFEAQSRVEISLEGRRIVATLNVVDGPLLDESEADLSEAAWRLLRAQPGDTATLRHPPPLESLGHVRAKVYGRRLTPAAFDAVIADVAAGRYSDLQLAAFVTACAGERLDLEETVALTRAMVNAGERMRWSDGLVMDKHSVGGLPGNRTTMLIVPIVAACGLRMPKTSSRAITSPAGTADTMETLAPVELDVPQIRKVVDAAGGCIVWGGAVRLSPADDVLIRVERPLDLDSQGQLVASVLSKKAAAGATHVLIDMPVGPTAKVRSAPAAEVLARQLSLVGEALGMRVRVAHTDGSAPVGRGIGPALEARDVLAVLRHESNAPGDLTQRAVHLAGELLEFGQAAREGQGAALASAVLADGRAWRKFQQICEAQGGMREPPRAPHTLPVAAARSGSVISIDNRRLARVAKLAGAPKSPCAGIDLLVQHGDFVERGQPLFVLHAASPGALAYAAEYARSQPDTIHVVEDA
- a CDS encoding universal stress protein translates to MFKHILLATDGSTASERAARMAVQLARSQGARLTAVHVVDAIPYLGIGDTNPMGLHAYLSAGREHAAAAHAKVAALCAETQPALPVELRLVENAPTIKGILDTAEREGCDLIVAGTHGRTGLEGLLIGSVASKLVSTAPTPVLIVR
- a CDS encoding TraR/DksA family transcriptional regulator — encoded protein: MDTYDPSMSARFRDLLVARARELGEILHHEADGAGEDPTREVGDYKDAAGQEAIAAVDAAHAAHAGRELKQIRAALERIADGSYGQCLDCGEPIDLRRLLALPATPFCTACQSAHEHGGERR
- a CDS encoding universal stress protein, with the translated sequence MFKNILLATDGSPASEQAALLAVSLARENAARLTVLFVIEPYPYLGVGEASAVGFQAYMSQAYEQAAQAHARVSALCAKAGGPADLQLRRGEDAHAADSIVQAAVEEQADLIVVGSHGRSGISRLMLGSVAAKVVAQSPLPVLVARQAPA